A DNA window from Streptomyces roseifaciens contains the following coding sequences:
- a CDS encoding phosphotransferase: MPRSLVTDVPPTAKPDIGPDIGTLRTLLRRYDRAGEPVSCIPLTEGLLNRGYRLTTTRGNFFLKHHLDGDQTAIARQHGVTLRLAALGLPVAPPVARTDGTTVTVLGGRCYALHPWVDGRHRDGGELTRTQSRKLGALLGHVHTCLAKVCREEPPDGPPGAAEGPGGACEGLGGARRPADASADPQDTYALIEELLGLVRRGGGSRPRDSFDELAEHRLIERRALLERHAHRRPADGTAPGWVHGDFHPLNLLYRGGEPAAIVDWDRLGVQPRAEEAVRAAVIFFLRPDGTLDLAKIRPYARAYRRASGADPAELGAAVHRVWWERLNDFWMLRWRYQLGDHRADPGFPASAALTVWWTRSYEAVRDAFTE; this comes from the coding sequence GTGCCACGCTCACTTGTCACCGATGTCCCGCCCACCGCCAAACCCGACATCGGACCCGACATCGGCACCCTGCGCACCCTGCTGCGCCGCTACGACCGCGCCGGCGAGCCCGTCTCCTGCATCCCCCTGACCGAGGGCCTCCTCAACCGCGGCTACCGCCTCACCACCACCCGCGGCAACTTCTTCCTCAAGCACCACCTCGACGGCGACCAGACCGCCATCGCCCGCCAGCACGGCGTCACCCTGCGCCTGGCCGCCCTCGGCCTGCCCGTCGCCCCGCCCGTGGCCCGCACGGACGGCACGACCGTCACCGTCCTCGGCGGCCGCTGCTACGCCCTCCACCCGTGGGTCGACGGCCGCCACCGCGACGGCGGCGAACTGACCCGCACCCAGTCGCGCAAGCTCGGCGCCCTGCTCGGCCACGTCCACACCTGCCTGGCCAAGGTCTGCCGCGAGGAGCCCCCCGACGGCCCACCGGGGGCCGCAGAAGGCCCTGGAGGGGCCTGTGAGGGCCTGGGAGGGGCCCGGCGGCCCGCAGACGCATCGGCGGACCCCCAGGACACGTACGCCCTCATCGAGGAGCTTCTCGGGCTCGTACGCCGGGGCGGGGGCAGCCGGCCCCGCGACTCCTTCGACGAACTCGCCGAGCACCGGCTGATCGAGCGCCGCGCCCTGCTGGAGCGCCACGCCCACCGCCGCCCCGCCGACGGCACCGCCCCCGGCTGGGTGCACGGCGACTTCCACCCGCTCAACCTGCTCTACCGCGGCGGCGAACCCGCCGCGATCGTCGACTGGGACCGCCTCGGCGTGCAGCCCCGCGCCGAAGAGGCCGTCCGCGCGGCCGTCATCTTCTTCCTGCGCCCCGACGGCACGCTGGACCTCGCGAAGATACGCCCGTACGCGCGCGCGTACCGGCGGGCCAGCGGCGCGGACCCGGCCGAGCTGGGCGCGGCCGTCCACCGCGTGTGGTGGGAACGGCTGAACGACTTCTGGATGCTGCGCTGGCGCTACCAGCTGGGCGACCACCGCGCGGACCCCGGCTTCCCGGCCTCGGCGGCGCTGACGGTCTGGTGGACGCGGTCGTACGAGGCGGTGCGGGACGCGTTCACGGAGTGA
- a CDS encoding pyridoxamine 5'-phosphate oxidase family protein — protein MLSAPSDRYRALELLGRTPYGRLSVSMRALPFVTVARHIVSGGSVLLRLHGDFGYAQACDGNVVAYGADNLSDRREGDEAVWTVQFVGTARLFIPSGDDLERFGRPPRTADAAPFRPEYLCIEPQFITLHHLEGVPARQAAHSA, from the coding sequence ATGCTCTCCGCGCCGTCCGACCGATACCGAGCCCTCGAACTGCTCGGCCGCACCCCTTACGGCCGCCTTTCGGTCAGCATGCGCGCACTCCCCTTCGTCACCGTCGCCCGCCACATCGTCTCCGGCGGGAGCGTCCTGCTCCGTCTCCACGGCGACTTCGGCTACGCCCAGGCCTGCGACGGCAACGTCGTCGCCTACGGCGCCGACAACTTGAGCGACCGGCGCGAGGGCGACGAGGCGGTGTGGACCGTGCAATTCGTCGGCACGGCACGCCTCTTCATCCCTTCCGGGGACGACCTGGAGCGCTTCGGCCGGCCGCCCCGTACGGCGGACGCCGCACCCTTCCGGCCCGAATACCTGTGCATCGAACCGCAGTTCATCACCCTGCATCACCTTGAAGGGGTCCCCGCGCGACAGGCCGCGCACTCAGCGTGA
- a CDS encoding response regulator, protein MPEQGKITVFLLDDHEVVRRGVHEMLSVEADIEVVGEAGTAADALVRIPATRPDVAVLDVRLPDGSGVEVCREIRSQDEHIKCLMLTSFADDEALFDAIMAGASGYVLKAIRGNELLAAVRDVAAGKSLLDPVATARVLERLRDGKAPKGDDRLASLTDQERRILDLIGEGLTNRVIGERLHLAEKTIKNYVSSLLSKLGMERRSQAAAYVARLQAEKR, encoded by the coding sequence GTGCCCGAACAAGGAAAAATCACGGTATTTCTGCTCGACGACCACGAGGTCGTCCGGCGCGGGGTGCACGAGATGCTCTCCGTCGAGGCCGACATCGAGGTCGTCGGGGAGGCCGGTACGGCCGCCGACGCACTGGTGCGCATTCCGGCCACGCGGCCGGACGTCGCTGTTCTGGACGTTCGCCTTCCGGATGGCAGCGGGGTCGAAGTCTGCCGGGAAATCCGTTCGCAGGATGAGCACATCAAATGCCTGATGCTCACCTCCTTCGCCGATGACGAGGCACTCTTCGACGCGATCATGGCGGGCGCGTCCGGTTACGTACTGAAAGCCATTCGTGGCAATGAGCTGCTCGCCGCCGTACGGGACGTGGCGGCCGGGAAATCCCTGCTCGACCCGGTGGCGACGGCGCGGGTGCTGGAGCGGCTGCGCGACGGCAAGGCCCCCAAGGGCGACGACCGGCTCGCGAGCCTGACCGACCAGGAGCGCCGGATCCTGGACCTGATCGGCGAGGGCCTGACCAACCGCGTGATCGGCGAACGCCTGCACCTGGCCGAAAAGACGATCAAGAACTACGTCTCCAGCCTGCTCTCCAAGCTCGGCATGGAGCGGCGCTCCCAGGCGGCGGCGTACGTGGCCCGGCTGCAGGCCGAGAAGCGGTGA
- the pdhA gene encoding pyruvate dehydrogenase (acetyl-transferring) E1 component subunit alpha produces MTVDSTAARKPRRGGSKRAGAKTAAAAGAPELVQLLTPEGERVEHPDYSIDLTAEELRGLYRDMVLTRRFDAEATTLQRQGELGLWASLLGQEAAQIGSGRATRPDDYVFPTYREHGVAWCRGVDPTNLLGMFRGVNNGGWDPNENNFHLYTIVIGSQALHATGYAMGITKDGADSAVIAYFGDGASSQGDVAEAFTFAAVYNAPVVFFCQNNQWAISEPTEKQTRVPLYQRAQGYGFPGVRVDGNDVLACLAVTKAALDRARTGQGPMLIEAFTYRMGAHTTSDDPTRYRRDEERELWEAKDPIARLRAYLEREGHADEAFFAALETESDELAKHVRDRVRTMPDPDDMAIFDNIYADGHALVDEERAQFAAYQASFAEESH; encoded by the coding sequence GTGACTGTGGACAGCACTGCCGCGCGCAAGCCGCGCCGCGGCGGCAGCAAGCGCGCCGGCGCCAAGACCGCCGCGGCGGCGGGCGCACCCGAGCTCGTACAGCTGCTGACGCCGGAGGGCGAGCGGGTCGAGCACCCCGACTACTCCATCGACCTGACCGCCGAGGAACTGCGTGGCCTGTACCGCGACATGGTGCTGACCCGCAGGTTCGACGCCGAGGCGACCACGCTGCAGCGCCAGGGGGAACTGGGCCTGTGGGCCTCCCTGCTGGGCCAGGAGGCCGCCCAGATCGGCTCCGGCCGGGCGACCCGCCCCGACGACTACGTCTTCCCGACCTACCGCGAGCACGGCGTGGCCTGGTGCCGCGGGGTCGACCCCACCAACCTGCTCGGCATGTTCCGCGGCGTGAACAACGGCGGCTGGGACCCGAACGAGAACAACTTCCACCTCTACACGATCGTCATCGGCTCGCAGGCGCTGCACGCGACCGGCTACGCCATGGGGATCACCAAGGACGGCGCCGACTCCGCCGTCATCGCCTACTTCGGCGACGGCGCCTCCAGCCAGGGCGACGTGGCCGAGGCGTTCACCTTCGCGGCCGTCTACAACGCCCCGGTCGTCTTCTTCTGCCAGAACAACCAGTGGGCCATCTCCGAGCCCACCGAGAAGCAGACCCGCGTCCCGCTCTACCAGCGCGCACAGGGCTACGGCTTCCCCGGTGTCCGCGTCGACGGCAACGACGTCCTCGCCTGCCTCGCCGTCACCAAGGCCGCCCTCGACCGGGCCCGCACCGGCCAGGGCCCGATGCTGATCGAGGCCTTCACGTACCGCATGGGCGCCCACACCACTTCCGACGACCCGACGCGCTACCGGCGCGACGAGGAGCGCGAGCTGTGGGAGGCCAAGGACCCGATCGCGCGCCTGCGCGCGTACCTGGAGCGCGAGGGCCACGCCGACGAGGCCTTCTTCGCCGCCCTGGAGACCGAGTCCGACGAGCTCGCCAAGCACGTCCGCGACCGCGTCCGCACCATGCCGGACCCCGACGACATGGCGATCTTCGACAACATCTACGCCGACGGCCACGCCCTCGTCGACGAGGAGCGCGCCCAGTTCGCCGCCTACCAGGCTTCGTTCGCCGAGGAGAGCCACTGA
- a CDS encoding alpha-ketoacid dehydrogenase subunit beta, producing the protein MTAQKLSIVKAINASLRTALENDPKVLVMGEDVGKLGGVFRVTDGLQKDFGEDRVIDTPLAESGIVGTAIGLALRGYRPVVEIQFDGFVFPAYDQIVTQLAKMHARALGKIKLPVVIRIPYGGAIGAVEHHSESPETLFAHVAGLKVVSPSNASDAYWMLQQAIQSDDPVIYFEPKRRYHDKSELDTEAIPAPLHAARVARPGTDLTLAAYGPMVKTCLEAAAAAEEEGKSLEVLDLRSMSPVDFDAIQASVERTRRLVVVHEAPVFLGTGAEIAARITERCFYHLEAPVLRVGGYHAPYPPSRLEDEYLPGLDRVLDAVDRALAY; encoded by the coding sequence ATGACCGCCCAGAAGCTCTCCATCGTCAAGGCGATCAACGCCTCGCTGCGCACCGCGCTGGAGAACGACCCCAAGGTCCTCGTCATGGGCGAGGACGTCGGCAAGCTCGGCGGCGTCTTCCGCGTCACCGACGGCCTGCAGAAGGACTTCGGCGAGGACCGGGTCATCGACACCCCGCTCGCCGAGTCCGGCATCGTCGGCACCGCGATCGGCCTGGCCCTGCGCGGCTACCGCCCCGTCGTCGAGATCCAGTTCGACGGGTTCGTCTTCCCGGCGTACGACCAGATCGTCACCCAGCTGGCCAAGATGCACGCCCGTGCGCTCGGCAAGATCAAGCTGCCGGTCGTCATCCGCATCCCCTACGGCGGCGCCATCGGTGCCGTCGAGCACCACAGCGAGTCGCCCGAGACGCTGTTCGCCCACGTCGCGGGCCTGAAGGTGGTCTCCCCGTCGAACGCCTCGGACGCCTACTGGATGCTCCAGCAGGCCATCCAGAGCGACGACCCGGTGATCTACTTCGAGCCCAAGCGCCGCTACCACGACAAGTCCGAGCTCGACACGGAGGCCATCCCGGCCCCCCTGCACGCCGCCCGCGTCGCCCGCCCGGGCACGGACCTCACCCTCGCCGCCTACGGGCCGATGGTGAAGACCTGTCTGGAGGCCGCCGCCGCGGCCGAGGAGGAGGGCAAGTCCCTGGAGGTCCTGGACCTGCGCTCGATGTCGCCCGTCGACTTCGACGCGATCCAGGCGTCCGTGGAGCGCACCCGCCGCCTGGTCGTCGTCCACGAGGCCCCGGTCTTCCTGGGCACCGGCGCGGAGATCGCCGCCCGGATCACGGAGCGCTGCTTCTACCACCTGGAGGCACCGGTCCTGCGGGTCGGCGGATATCACGCGCCCTACCCGCCGTCCCGGCTCGAGGACGAGTACCTTCCGGGTCTGGACCGGGTGCTCGACGCCGTCGACCGCGCGCTGGCGTACTGA
- a CDS encoding dihydrolipoamide acetyltransferase family protein, which produces MTARTANDQRFREFKMPDVGEGLTEAEILKWYVAVGDTVADGQVVCEVETAKAAVELPIPFDGVVHELRFPEGTTVDVGQVIISVDTQPGAGPAAPGSPEPGEAAAPAAPAEEAEEPQGRQAVLVGYGAAPSSTKRRARKQPVQQAASPVAAAVQAELNGRPAPGMAGTPAAAEPAPIAPGAAAGKISPAPGTGQAPAAPAAARPLAKPPVRKLAKDLGVDLASVVPSGADGIVTREDVHAAASAATAPVAEEPAAVAGVPAAVTDLAARETRIPVKGVRKATAQAMVASAFTAPHVTEFVTVDVTRTMKLVQKLKDDPDMAGLRVNPLLLVAKAFLVAIKRNPDVNASWDEANQEIVRKDYVNLGIAAATPRGLIVPNIKDAGVKTLPELSTALSELVATAREGKTSPAAMSGGTVTITNVGVFGVDTGTPILNPGESAILAVGAIKLQPWVHKGKVKPRQVTTLALSFDHRLVDGELGSKVLADTAAVLENPQRLITWG; this is translated from the coding sequence ATGACTGCAAGGACCGCTAACGACCAGCGCTTCCGCGAGTTCAAGATGCCCGACGTGGGCGAGGGGCTCACCGAGGCCGAGATCCTCAAGTGGTACGTGGCCGTCGGCGACACCGTCGCCGACGGGCAGGTGGTGTGCGAGGTCGAGACGGCCAAGGCCGCCGTGGAGCTGCCGATCCCGTTCGATGGGGTCGTGCACGAACTGCGGTTCCCCGAGGGGACGACGGTCGACGTCGGCCAGGTGATCATCTCGGTCGACACCCAGCCCGGCGCGGGGCCGGCTGCGCCGGGCTCGCCGGAACCGGGTGAGGCTGCGGCTCCGGCCGCGCCCGCCGAGGAGGCGGAGGAGCCGCAGGGGCGGCAGGCCGTGCTGGTCGGCTACGGGGCGGCGCCGTCTTCTACGAAGCGGCGCGCTCGTAAGCAGCCGGTGCAGCAGGCGGCTTCCCCGGTGGCCGCCGCCGTTCAGGCCGAGCTCAACGGGCGTCCGGCCCCGGGCATGGCCGGGACCCCTGCGGCCGCGGAACCCGCGCCCATAGCGCCCGGAGCGGCGGCCGGAAAGATTTCCCCGGCCCCCGGCACGGGCCAGGCCCCCGCCGCACCGGCAGCCGCCCGTCCCCTCGCCAAGCCCCCCGTGCGCAAGCTCGCCAAGGACCTCGGGGTCGATCTCGCGTCCGTCGTGCCGTCCGGTGCCGACGGCATCGTGACCCGCGAGGACGTCCACGCCGCCGCTTCGGCCGCGACTGCCCCGGTCGCGGAGGAGCCGGCGGCCGTCGCGGGGGTGCCCGCGGCCGTGACGGACCTCGCCGCGCGCGAGACGCGGATCCCGGTCAAGGGCGTGCGCAAGGCCACCGCCCAGGCGATGGTCGCGAGCGCCTTCACCGCGCCGCACGTCACGGAGTTCGTCACCGTCGACGTGACCCGCACGATGAAGCTCGTGCAGAAGCTCAAGGACGACCCCGACATGGCGGGTCTGCGGGTCAACCCGCTGCTGCTCGTCGCGAAGGCATTCCTCGTCGCGATCAAGCGGAACCCGGACGTGAACGCGTCGTGGGACGAGGCCAACCAGGAGATCGTCCGCAAGGACTACGTGAACCTGGGCATCGCGGCGGCCACGCCGCGCGGGCTGATCGTGCCGAACATCAAGGACGCGGGCGTCAAGACGCTCCCCGAGCTGTCGACGGCGCTGTCCGAGCTGGTGGCGACCGCCCGCGAGGGGAAGACGAGCCCGGCGGCCATGTCCGGCGGCACGGTCACCATCACCAACGTGGGCGTCTTCGGCGTCGACACCGGCACGCCCATCCTCAACCCGGGCGAGTCCGCGATCCTGGCCGTCGGTGCGATCAAGCTGCAGCCGTGGGTGCACAAGGGCAAGGTCAAGCCGCGCCAGGTGACGACGCTGGCGCTCTCCTTCGACCACCGCCTGGTGGACGGGGAGCTGGGTTCGAAGGTGCTGGCCGACACGGCCGCCGTGCTCGAGAATCCGCAGCGGCTGATCACCTGGGGATAA
- a CDS encoding helix-turn-helix transcriptional regulator has product MDGADHVDGESISRLLRAWRARVDARTVPELRGVLPRPGRRLSQAHVARLTGVSEGWYRALEAGRRQDFSENFLLRVARALRLSEAETLTLFLAVCGRRPPGGLSREPGGAGDLPHGVKVLLEQQVSYPAYLSDVAWNIVAANSLMGEWFPWVRRPGANLMRWALLDPEAREQMLDWEDACARTYLAMLRVAANSNPDNAELRTLVRDILDADADCRRIWSEEHDVVEHRDGDVFRLQLPFHGGREVRVTSHVLLPIQRPDLRFVFITPADGWTGPQ; this is encoded by the coding sequence GTGGACGGCGCCGACCACGTGGACGGGGAATCCATCAGCCGTCTTCTCCGCGCCTGGCGGGCGCGCGTGGACGCACGTACCGTCCCCGAGCTGCGCGGTGTCCTCCCCCGCCCCGGCCGCCGCCTCTCCCAGGCCCACGTGGCCCGGCTCACCGGAGTGAGCGAGGGCTGGTACCGCGCGCTGGAGGCCGGCCGGCGTCAGGACTTCTCCGAGAATTTCCTGCTCCGGGTCGCCCGCGCACTCCGGCTGAGCGAGGCCGAGACGCTCACGCTCTTTCTCGCCGTGTGCGGCCGCCGCCCGCCCGGCGGACTCTCCCGCGAACCGGGCGGTGCGGGCGATCTGCCGCACGGCGTCAAAGTCCTGCTGGAACAGCAGGTCTCCTATCCCGCCTATCTCTCCGATGTGGCCTGGAATATCGTCGCGGCGAATTCCCTCATGGGCGAGTGGTTTCCCTGGGTGCGCAGGCCCGGCGCCAATCTCATGCGCTGGGCGCTGCTCGACCCCGAGGCCCGCGAGCAGATGCTCGACTGGGAGGACGCCTGTGCCCGGACGTACCTCGCGATGCTGCGCGTCGCCGCCAACAGCAACCCCGACAACGCCGAACTGCGCACGCTCGTGCGGGACATCCTCGACGCGGACGCCGACTGCCGGCGCATCTGGTCCGAGGAGCACGACGTGGTGGAGCACCGCGACGGCGACGTCTTCCGGCTGCAACTGCCGTTCCACGGTGGACGGGAGGTGCGTGTGACGAGTCATGTCCTGTTGCCGATACAGCGTCCTGACCTGAGGTTCGTCTTCATCACGCCCGCGGACGGCTGGACGGGGCCGCAATAA